CAGCACTGGTCCCAGCTCGCGCACCAGAACCAGCGCGACCACCGTGCCCAGCGCGCCCTCGGAGCCGAAACGGCGCAGCGTGTTGTAGCCTTGCAGGCCGAGCACCATCCCGGTGAAGGCGGCGATCAGCGCGACGAGGAAGAACGACTCGGCGCCGATAATCCGCACTTGCCGGATCGCGAGCCGCGGCTTGTACGGCGGCAGCGCAATGTAGAGTAGAGCGCTCAGCAGGAACAGCACGAAGCCGCCCAGCGCCGTGACGTTGTCGATCACCAGCGCGCCGAGGCGCTCGATCGCTTCTTCGATACGCGACATTTACAGATGCGCCGCTCGTCTAGCCGTGTGCGATCCCAAGCCGGGCGAGCTGGCTGAAGGTATGGGTCATGCTCGGCGTGCGCACGAACTCGGCGAGGTCCTCGAGTAGGTCGAGATCGAGCGCCGGCGCGCGCAGCCGCACCACCTGGCTGGGCAGGCCGTGCCGGTAGCACTCTTCGAGATGGCGCGCGAGGCTCTGCGAGCCGAAGCGCGTCGGGATTGCCTCGGCCGGCGCGCGCGCGATGATATTGGTCCCGCTCAGATCGCGCGACGGCACCAGCACCACCCCGCGCCCCTCTTCGGCCAGCGCGGCGAAGACCGTGTCGATATCCTCGCTGCTGACCAGCGGAATGTCCGAGAGCACGGTGCATAGCTGGCTCACGCCCTGGGCGGCGAGCGCCGCACTGGCCAGCCGCACGGCGGCGTTGAGCCCGCGCGGATATTCCTCGTCGATCACCAGCGCGCCCGCGCCGCGCGCGATTCCTAAAAGTGTCGGATCCGAAGTCACCACCGCCACGTGTTGCGCCGCCCGCGCGCCCAGTGCCGCGCCCAGTACGTCGCGGAACATCGCTTCGGCCAGCGCAATCCGATCGGCCGCGCCCAATGCGCGCCCCAGGCGCGTCTTGGCGAAAGCGAGATGCTTGGCGGCTATCAGGATGGCACGCACGGCGATTCTTTATAACGCAGGCGGCTGATGGAGCCAACTGCGGCGGCGTCCTTCGCCTTGACAGCCTTTGCCCTGCCACGAAACATTGAACAAACGCTCGCCATCGCCCGCGACGCCCGCCGTCGGACGCGCGCGGCTGAGCCGGTCGAGTTCGACGAGAGGGAGGGCGGAGGTCATGGAGCGCAAGAAACCAACCCGGATGGTGTACGCGGCTGCGGCCGCGGCGGTCGCCTTGGCGGCGGGATGTCATCCGAGCCGCTCGGTCAGCGATTATCTCAGCGCCGGCGACCAGGCGATGCAGAAGACCGAGCTCAGCCAGGCCGAGGAGAATTACCGCGCCGCCGCCGGACTGGCGCCCAACGACCCGCGCGTCCACGTCGCGCTCGGCAACCTTTACATCTTCGAACAGCGGCCGACCCTCGCCCAGGCTGAATTCCTCAAGGTATTAGAGCTCGATCCGGCCAACGCCGCCGCGCATTCGGCGCTCGGTGGCCTTTACGAGGGACAATCCCAGCTCGGCGCTGCCGAGGAGCAGTTCCGTGCCGCCGTCGCGCTCAAACCGTCAGAGTCCAACTACCGTCTGAGTCTGGGCGAGCTGCTGGCCAAGCAGGGCAAGGCGGTCGAGGCGGAGGCCGAAATGCGCACGGCGATCGGGCTTGCGCCCAAGAACGCACGT
The sequence above is drawn from the Candidatus Binataceae bacterium genome and encodes:
- the cofC gene encoding 2-phospho-L-lactate guanylyltransferase is translated as MRAILIAAKHLAFAKTRLGRALGAADRIALAEAMFRDVLGAALGARAAQHVAVVTSDPTLLGIARGAGALVIDEEYPRGLNAAVRLASAALAAQGVSQLCTVLSDIPLVSSEDIDTVFAALAEEGRGVVLVPSRDLSGTNIIARAPAEAIPTRFGSQSLARHLEECYRHGLPSQVVRLRAPALDLDLLEDLAEFVRTPSMTHTFSQLARLGIAHG
- a CDS encoding tetratricopeptide repeat protein, whose product is MERKKPTRMVYAAAAAAVALAAGCHPSRSVSDYLSAGDQAMQKTELSQAEENYRAAAGLAPNDPRVHVALGNLYIFEQRPTLAQAEFLKVLELDPANAAAHSALGGLYEGQSQLGAAEEQFRAAVALKPSESNYRLSLGELLAKQGKAVEAEAEMRTAIGLAPKNARAHLALANLLNTMPARKSEADAEFAQVRLLDPHLLPVPAPAAAPPAAEAAATPAAAAPSGATAAKAAKFKPLNRRFKLTHDSPVYQAADSGTSVVGQVHRGKFVHVTGIQGNYLQVTLRNGTVGFIPVTAAE